CCGGATACGACGCGCTTGCAGGGATGGAACAGATCTCATCGAGTCGGTCGAGTTCCTCGTTGTGAAGTCCGACGCGTTCGCGGCCGAACACGACCAGAGTGTCGGTCTCGATCCCAGAGAGCGAATCAGCTAGTTCTCGGGGTGTTTTGAACGGATAACGGATGTGACGCCGGTCGTCGGTGTTGGTGACCGCCGTACATCCAACGGTGTGGAAGTTTTCCACGAGATATTCGAACTGGACTGTTTGGGCGTTCGGAAGCACGTCCTCTCGCGCCTGTCCCGCAAACCCGTAGGCCTCACCGTCGGGATCGAGAGACGGTGGATCGACGAGATACAGATCTGAAAGCCCGAAATTTTTCATCGTACGGGCGATGGTTCCGACGTTGCCGGGCGTTTGTGCGTCGACGATCGCCACCGAGATCGACGTTTCACTCATACATCCAGATCGTCGAGGTCGATGTCGAGTGATTCCCGGTCTTCCTCACTCAACGAGGCTATCTCATCATCAACGGAAGTAGCTTCT
The sequence above is drawn from the Halocatena salina genome and encodes:
- a CDS encoding RNA methyltransferase, with amino-acid sequence MSETSISVAIVDAQTPGNVGTIARTMKNFGLSDLYLVDPPSLDPDGEAYGFAGQAREDVLPNAQTVQFEYLVENFHTVGCTAVTNTDDRRHIRYPFKTPRELADSLSGIETDTLVVFGRERVGLHNEELDRLDEICSIPASASYPVLNLGQAATVVLYELRTVTLEETQHPDEIVRAPERDLEGLHDQFATFLEPIEAEPEQRTRLQRLWRRLLGRAHPTRREVSSLRGVFRRAQARLKERDD